The sequence TCACAGAAAAAATTAATCACAGCTATTGGAGACGTCTTATGTAGACATTCAAGAAATCCCTACTATTCACAGCGATGGCCGCCGCAAGTAGCGCAGCCTTCGCCGCCGAATCAGACAAGCCGAACATCGTTGTTATTGTCGGCGATGATGTTGGCTTTGCTGATACCCAGCCTTATGGTTCAGAAGTCGAAACTCCGAACTTGATGGCGTTAGCTGAAGAGGGGGTTAAATTCACTAACTTCCATGCATCACCGACTTCATCAGTAACTCGGTCAATGATGTTAACCGGAGCGAATAGCCACGAGGTTGGGCTAGGTACCTTTGATTATGCTGTCTATCCGGGTGCGATTGGTAAACCGGGCTATGAAGGTTACCTCACTAAGAAGGGCGTCACGGTAGCTACGCTACTTAAAGAAAATGGATATAACACATACCTATCAGGCAAGTGGCACTTAGGCCACGAAGATGGCTTTTTACCCGATGATCGAGGGTTTTCTGAAAGTTACGGTATTCTAGCGGGTGGTTCGAATCACTTTAATCGCGACATGATGTTCCCAGCCAAAAACGCGGCTACCGCTGAAGCGCTTCAAAAAGGTGACATTCCCGGTGTTGAAGTTGAGCCAACTTATCGCAACGGCGAGGTGGTTGAGGATAAATACAAAGGCGAGTACTCCGACCAAGTTTACACTAACGAACTCATCAAGATGATCGATGGCAAGAAAGACGACGGTAAGCCTTTCTTCGCTTATCTTCCTTTCACTGCCATACACCTGCCGTTGCAAGCGCCAGAGTCGGCATATCAAGACAAGGTTGACTACTATGTTGAGCATGGTTGGGATTCGATTCGCGAAGACCGTTTTCAACGCATGAAAGAGATGGGCGTGATTCCAAAAGACGCTGACATTTCTGGCCGTAATTCATTAAGTCG comes from Vibrio bathopelagicus and encodes:
- a CDS encoding arylsulfatase, producing the protein MAAASSAAFAAESDKPNIVVIVGDDVGFADTQPYGSEVETPNLMALAEEGVKFTNFHASPTSSVTRSMMLTGANSHEVGLGTFDYAVYPGAIGKPGYEGYLTKKGVTVATLLKENGYNTYLSGKWHLGHEDGFLPDDRGFSESYGILAGGSNHFNRDMMFPAKNAATAEALQKGDIPGVEVEPTYRNGEVVEDKYKGEYSDQVYTNELIKMIDGKKDDGKPFFAYLPFTAIHLPLQAPESAYQDKVDYYVEHGWDSIREDRFQRMKEMGVIPKDADISGRNSLSRPWDSLSEKEQKWYGKKMAVAMGMMEMQDQQVGQIVDYLKEIGEYDNTYIMYLADNGPEAADITGENISDLIRTWTAHHFDNSTENLGKANSSVSLGPEWASASTGGLSWYKAYTAEGGIRVPFIVKPAKALLEDEDALQPGTQTDDLSQVKDIAATILEIADVQHPGTEYQGREVAPMSGVSLLPYFKGETAEVHSADNAIPFELFGSGILLKGDYKIIRISTGMGGDSEWHLYNTKQDPAEQHDLRNQMPDLFLEMVAEYQEYEKAQNIVPVDEAWNPFENVK